One segment of Gilliamella sp. ESL0441 DNA contains the following:
- a CDS encoding terminase large subunit domain-containing protein — MTKNTEPALKLYDYQKQWVNDTSRFAIAMFSRQCGKTFTSTLQIVLDCLRAEAQGKRARWVILSRGERQAREAMNEGIKVHLRAMSAGFKELDYDWDANVRALEVELPGGSKITALPANPDTARGFSANVLLDEFAFHQDSRAIWKALFPVISKPGLKLRVISTPNGKGNKFYELMTGKDDGWSRHIADIYQCVNDGLPRNIEELRKGAGDDDLWAQEFELKWLDEASSWLDFDLITSVEDEKAGIPEHYTGNPCFVGVDIAARNDLFVIWVIEQVGDVFWTREIIERKRISFAEQDHLLDDVFRRYRIIRGCMDQTGMGEKPVEDAKRRYGEMVIEGVLFTAPNKLTLATQGKQAFQDRKIRIPAGNNALRADLHKLKKVTGSTGQPRFVADSDSNGHADRTWAGFLALNAASQGVYEIEYQSLGARDSYRSLNEYSGSTELETTDSGFGTVRGGNDFGGFI, encoded by the coding sequence ATGACAAAAAATACTGAACCAGCTCTTAAATTATATGATTACCAAAAACAGTGGGTAAACGACACTAGCCGTTTTGCTATTGCTATGTTCTCACGTCAATGCGGTAAAACATTTACCAGTACGTTGCAAATCGTACTCGATTGTTTACGTGCTGAAGCGCAGGGTAAACGTGCTCGCTGGGTTATTTTGTCACGCGGTGAACGCCAAGCCCGTGAAGCCATGAACGAAGGCATAAAAGTCCATTTAAGAGCCATGTCAGCAGGTTTTAAAGAGCTTGATTATGATTGGGACGCTAACGTTCGGGCGCTTGAAGTCGAATTACCCGGTGGTAGCAAAATTACCGCGTTACCTGCTAATCCAGATACGGCGCGTGGCTTTAGTGCCAACGTTCTGCTTGATGAGTTTGCCTTTCACCAAGATAGCCGAGCTATTTGGAAGGCACTGTTTCCTGTTATTTCGAAACCCGGATTAAAGCTGCGTGTCATTAGTACGCCTAATGGCAAAGGCAATAAGTTCTATGAACTTATGACAGGCAAAGATGATGGCTGGTCACGCCATATAGCAGATATTTATCAATGCGTTAATGATGGGTTACCTCGAAATATTGAGGAATTGCGCAAAGGTGCCGGTGATGATGATTTATGGGCGCAAGAATTTGAACTTAAATGGTTGGATGAAGCCAGTAGCTGGCTTGATTTTGATTTAATCACGAGCGTTGAAGACGAAAAAGCAGGCATACCAGAGCACTACACTGGCAACCCGTGTTTTGTTGGCGTGGATATTGCTGCCCGTAATGACCTGTTTGTGATCTGGGTGATTGAACAAGTTGGCGATGTTTTTTGGACGCGTGAGATTATTGAACGTAAGCGTATCTCGTTTGCCGAACAAGATCACTTACTTGATGATGTTTTTCGTCGTTACCGAATCATTAGAGGTTGCATGGATCAAACTGGCATGGGCGAAAAGCCGGTTGAAGATGCCAAGCGTCGTTATGGTGAAATGGTGATTGAAGGTGTTCTCTTTACTGCCCCTAATAAACTCACCCTTGCAACGCAAGGTAAACAAGCATTTCAAGATAGAAAAATTCGCATTCCTGCTGGTAATAATGCCCTACGAGCTGATCTGCATAAACTTAAAAAAGTGACGGGGTCAACGGGGCAACCTCGTTTTGTCGCTGACTCTGACAGTAATGGTCATGCCGATAGAACATGGGCGGGCTTCTTAGCATTAAATGCAGCAAGTCAAGGTGTGTACGAAATTGAATATCAATCACTTGGCGCACGTGATTCTTACCGTTCACTCAATGAGTATTCTGGTAGCACTGAACTTGAAACAACAGACTCAGGCTTTGGCACGGTGCGTGGCGGTAACGACTTCGGAGGATTTATTTAA
- a CDS encoding DUF935 domain-containing protein, with protein sequence MLNWFKGKKPSVETGREVAGTGENNDITKLYVGALAQPDDSVLRNRGGGRLDIYKEVLNDDEVISAFGQRQGAVISKEWKVEPGGDKPIDTEAAEAMSELLKSVGFDRVTKLMHYGVFYGYAVAELIYGIKDNMYWIDDIKVRDRRRFRFTPTGELRLLTPSNMHEGVACESPYFWHYATGADHDDEPYGLGLAHWLYWPSFFKRNDIKFWLIFLEKFGMPTAVGKYGTGATTEQKRDLLSLTRAIQTDSGIIMPEGMTLELMQIARSGAGDYKAFYDSMNEAIRRVTVGQITSSGGASSSIGGDESLQAAVLTSIAKSDSDVMCESWNRGPGTWFTQMNFPGAAVPQVSRVFEEPADLKSMSERDKNIIDSTGYRPTLAHIQDTYGGEWEEKPQPASPIDVQSLKNVDFAEQQQQNFAPVLQSQRLNTEMQSITDQWINQIKELVDNVQSLEELRDKLFELIPDMQLDEYAAVMAQALTAANLAGRTELLEDSKNG encoded by the coding sequence ATGTTGAACTGGTTTAAAGGTAAAAAGCCAAGCGTTGAAACTGGCCGTGAAGTAGCCGGTACTGGTGAAAATAATGATATTACTAAATTGTATGTAGGAGCACTAGCTCAACCTGACGATAGTGTTCTTCGCAATCGTGGTGGCGGGCGTTTAGATATTTACAAAGAAGTTTTAAATGATGATGAAGTTATATCTGCATTTGGTCAACGCCAAGGCGCTGTAATATCAAAAGAATGGAAAGTTGAGCCAGGAGGCGATAAACCAATTGATACCGAAGCTGCTGAAGCTATGAGTGAGTTACTAAAATCGGTGGGATTTGACCGAGTGACTAAGTTAATGCACTACGGTGTTTTTTATGGATATGCTGTTGCGGAGTTAATTTATGGTATCAAAGATAATATGTATTGGATCGACGATATTAAAGTTCGCGATCGTCGCAGGTTCCGTTTTACTCCAACAGGTGAACTACGTTTATTAACTCCATCCAATATGCACGAAGGTGTTGCATGCGAATCTCCTTATTTTTGGCATTATGCAACTGGTGCTGATCATGATGATGAACCGTATGGACTTGGACTTGCTCACTGGCTTTACTGGCCAAGCTTTTTTAAACGCAATGATATTAAGTTCTGGCTTATATTTCTTGAAAAGTTTGGTATGCCAACTGCGGTAGGTAAATATGGAACAGGCGCAACAACCGAACAAAAACGGGATTTACTGTCACTCACACGTGCAATTCAGACCGATTCAGGCATCATCATGCCAGAAGGCATGACGTTGGAATTAATGCAAATCGCTAGGTCTGGAGCTGGCGATTATAAGGCATTCTATGATTCAATGAACGAAGCTATTCGGCGTGTAACAGTCGGTCAAATCACTTCTTCAGGCGGTGCATCTAGTTCAATCGGTGGGGACGAATCATTGCAAGCGGCTGTGTTGACGTCAATTGCTAAATCAGATTCAGATGTGATGTGTGAAAGTTGGAATCGTGGCCCAGGCACATGGTTTACGCAGATGAATTTTCCGGGCGCTGCTGTTCCTCAAGTTTCACGTGTTTTTGAGGAGCCAGCAGATTTAAAATCAATGTCAGAGCGTGACAAAAATATAATTGATTCGACAGGATATCGCCCAACATTAGCTCATATACAGGATACATATGGCGGTGAATGGGAAGAAAAACCACAACCAGCATCGCCGATTGATGTGCAATCTTTAAAAAATGTTGATTTTGCTGAACAGCAACAACAAAACTTTGCGCCAGTACTTCAGTCACAACGATTAAATACTGAGATGCAATCCATCACCGACCAATGGATTAATCAAATTAAAGAACTAGTTGATAATGTTCAATCATTAGAAGAATTACGTGATAAGTTATTTGAGCTAATTCCCGATATGCAATTAGATGAATATGCCGCAGTCATGGCTCAAGCATTAACAGCAGCTAATTTAGCTGGCCGTACAGAACTACTTGAGGATAGCAAAAATGGCTAA
- a CDS encoding PBECR2 nuclease fold domain-containing protein, translating into MANVAYGSLPFKEQIEFFRRKANVPTNGYADIYNSEHDYAFVVAGANRNALLNDFRAAIDKAISQGTTLDEFRKDFAEIVERHGWSYNGGFNWRTRIIYETNLNSSYQAGRYQQLRDAKFPYMEYLHSDYVEHPRELHQSWDHLVLDFNDPWWNTHFPPNGYGCQCRVRGRTKGDLKRMGKHQPDKAPTINWVDRVIGENSGNPRIVRVPEGIDPSFEHIPGQSRLDNFVPNPLDTNPTLKRGLPSNKATDEWPAIREVSKNRLLEKGLTEEDYANIFLNEFGATLTKPAIFKDVAGDALVIGKQLFTVSKTGELKVTKRGREQFLLLLADSLKLPDEIWTRMEYFDHLQKSVVRRRYISRFMIDGEVKPMLAVFEVGDDGWLGVTTFAPDNPDYLEQLRVGVRVFKR; encoded by the coding sequence ATGGCTAATGTGGCATATGGCTCGTTGCCATTTAAAGAACAAATTGAATTCTTCAGGCGTAAAGCAAATGTGCCCACAAACGGTTACGCTGATATCTACAACAGTGAGCATGATTATGCTTTTGTTGTTGCGGGTGCTAATCGTAATGCATTACTAAATGATTTTCGTGCAGCTATTGATAAAGCAATTAGCCAAGGTACTACACTGGATGAGTTCCGTAAAGACTTTGCTGAGATAGTAGAACGTCATGGTTGGAGTTATAACGGCGGTTTTAACTGGCGTACTCGTATCATCTATGAAACAAATTTAAATTCATCTTATCAAGCTGGACGCTACCAGCAATTACGTGATGCTAAGTTTCCATACATGGAATATTTGCATAGTGATTATGTTGAACACCCTAGAGAACTTCATCAAAGTTGGGATCATCTAGTATTAGATTTTAATGATCCTTGGTGGAATACTCACTTTCCACCCAATGGCTATGGTTGTCAATGTCGTGTTCGTGGGCGAACTAAAGGTGATTTAAAAAGAATGGGAAAACACCAACCTGACAAAGCACCAACAATAAATTGGGTTGATAGAGTGATTGGTGAAAATAGCGGTAATCCTAGAATAGTTCGAGTACCTGAAGGAATTGACCCTAGTTTTGAACATATTCCCGGGCAATCAAGACTTGATAATTTTGTACCAAATCCATTAGATACAAACCCAACTTTAAAACGAGGTTTACCATCAAACAAAGCAACTGATGAATGGCCAGCTATCCGTGAAGTAAGCAAAAATAGACTGTTAGAAAAGGGCTTAACTGAAGAAGATTATGCCAATATTTTCTTAAATGAATTTGGCGCAACGTTAACTAAGCCAGCTATTTTTAAAGATGTAGCCGGTGATGCATTAGTAATCGGTAAACAGCTTTTCACTGTTAGCAAAACTGGTGAATTGAAAGTTACAAAACGTGGTCGTGAGCAATTTTTATTATTACTGGCGGATTCGTTAAAACTGCCTGATGAAATTTGGACAAGAATGGAATACTTTGATCATCTACAAAAATCGGTAGTTCGTCGGCGTTATATCTCGCGTTTTATGATTGATGGTGAAGTTAAGCCCATGCTTGCGGTATTTGAAGTGGGTGATGATGGTTGGCTCGGTGTGACGACATTTGCGCCTGATAACCCCGACTATCTAGAGCAACTGAGGGTTGGTGTTCGAGTGTTTAAACGATAA
- a CDS encoding phage virion morphogenesis protein — MTGVNIEFNIQNALDAMLHIEAAIDDTQSLFSHMGEVLLDIHEAHFNAQESPDGVPWKKLSPWYKDSKPKQKDKILTLDGNLRSTLHWQIEGNTLLFGTNLIYGAIHQFGGTIKPVKGNALNVGGCPVKQVVIPARPWLGISAQDKLLLVDVVREHLGFA, encoded by the coding sequence ATGACTGGCGTAAATATTGAGTTTAATATACAAAATGCGCTTGATGCTATGCTTCATATTGAAGCGGCCATAGATGATACTCAAAGTTTATTTAGTCATATGGGCGAAGTATTACTTGATATTCATGAAGCACACTTTAATGCCCAGGAATCGCCCGATGGTGTACCGTGGAAAAAACTATCTCCTTGGTATAAAGACTCAAAACCCAAACAAAAAGATAAAATTTTAACGCTAGATGGTAATCTAAGAAGTACGTTGCATTGGCAGATTGAAGGTAATACTTTGTTATTCGGTACAAATTTAATTTATGGCGCTATCCATCAGTTCGGCGGTACAATTAAACCAGTTAAGGGCAATGCATTAAATGTGGGAGGATGTCCTGTAAAACAAGTGGTAATTCCAGCAAGACCATGGCTTGGCATTAGCGCCCAAGATAAATTACTCTTGGTCGATGTTGTGCGTGAGCACTTGGGTTTTGCTTAA